A window of the Clupea harengus chromosome 8, Ch_v2.0.2, whole genome shotgun sequence genome harbors these coding sequences:
- the zc3h12b gene encoding probable ribonuclease ZC3H12B: MVLELAAPASAGPLLQRSIPHIERVFRVRVSYCSAESNCDSANGSNPSNSTSVIIQDGNEDDCAKAKEYIVSLIAPAHCRRVRLTLSLHRRLQTLHSAIEYETGAVLTLREHAVVLQGGEAQVTAAWAMLQRPKMEPRAPRREPLPPPTAATTAADSEEEEEDEEGEGEEEEEEEEEEEEEEEEEEEGSSSESESEQQTEAGEGGGTGAAAGGGWGGGGGGGGGGSRRREPLMAKPHRQLCRSPCLDRPSFSQSSTLQELRAEESRGPGVPARQASERDWQSKMDFALKLGYSGEQVESVLSKLGSGALINDVLAELVRLGNKGELEAQSVLGPATLAPRGPGVKEAVSPEVSLEEESVESCDNLRPIVIDGSNVAMSHGNKEVFSCMGIQLAVDWFLEKGHKDITVFVPAWRKEQSRPDAPITDQEILRKLEKEKILVFTPSRRVQGRRVVCYDDRFIVKLACDSDGIIVSNDNYRDLQNEKPEWKKFIEERLLMYSFVNDKFMPPDDPLGRHGPSLENFLRKRPVVPEHKKQPCPYGKKCTYGHKCKYYHPERANQSQRSVADELRAFAKLSAVKTMSEGALVKCGTTGGSASKGDFSSEAKRVAPKRQSDPSIRSPACEPEERLCQARKAEASSVPSLVTALSVPTMPPPKSHAAGALNTRSASSPVPGSMHFTHSLLEHAGSVQYPPILVTNSHGASVAYGEPFPKYDSVSDHGYYSMLSDFSTISLGSMQGLDSFCSLEQPEPGPGAYPSRPPSLCPEPCRSHSSESFSSYGDPYLSSMEGSMDDGGMKGQAQTQSPSQTRLQAFAHGFHHDGLTRVQSYGSDEPKPGPRKQTSAHLVPHVQHTVVGARSSCPGDYPQLPQNVLPPSGLRRQGRSLGMTRMDSISDSRLYESHPQRQRRPPLCREQHASWDPLPCANEQPYSYGGYGLAGGLMPCCERVMVRSMPDKMEQIWRSPWDTPPPQSHGGHSGHQLDQQDRHPIPEHLYQTYRNLCNIFPAYVVHSVMEKNPHLTDPQQLAALIVTKLRH; the protein is encoded by the exons ATGGTTTTGGAGCTGGCAGCGCCCGCAAGTGCAGGCCCTTTGCTTCAGCGCTCCATCCCGCATATCGAGCGTGTTTTCCGGGTTAGGGTCAGCTACTGCTCCGCTGAGTCAAACTGCGACAGCGCTAATGGAAGCAACCCAAGCAACAGTACCTCTGTAATCATCCAGGACGGCAACGAAGATGACTGCGCTAAGGCTAAA GAGTACATAGTGTCCCTGATTGCTCCTGCACACTGCCGTCGAGTGCGCTTGACTCTTTCTCTGCACCGGAGGCTGCAGACTCTGCACTCGGCCATCGAGTATGAGACTGGTGCCGTGCTGACGCTCAGGGAACATGCTGTGGTGTTGCAGGGAGGAGAGGCTCAGGTGACCGCCGCGTGGGCCATGCTGCAGCGGCCCAAGATGGAGCCACGAGCACCACGCCGGGAGCCGCTGCCACCACCGACtgccgccaccaccgccgcagattctgaggaggaggaggaggacgaggaaggggagggtgaggaggaggaggaggaggaagaagaagaagaagaagaagaagaagaagaagaggaggggagcagCTCGGAGAGCGAGTCGGAGCAGCAGACCGAGGCCGGTGAGGGAGGGggaacaggagcagcagcaggaggagggtggggaggaggaggtggtggtggtggtggtgggagccGGAGGAGAGAGCCGCTGATGGCCAAGCCCCACCGGCAACTGTGCCGATCGCCCTGCCTGGACCGGCCCAGCTTCAGCCAGAGCAGCACCCTGCAGGAGCTGAGGGCCGAGGAGAGCCGGGGCCCCGGAGTCCCTGCACGGCAGGCCAGCGAACGCGACTGGCAGTCCAAGATGGACTTTGCACTCAAACTGGGATACTCGGGCGAGCAGGTGGAGTCAGTGCTCAGCAAACTGGGGTCCGGGGCGCTCATCAACGACGTGCTTGCTGAACTGGTCCGACTAGGCAACAAGGGTGAGCTGGAGGCCCAGAGTGTGTTGGGTCCAGCCACGCTAGCCCCCCGCGGCCCCGGCGTGAAAGAGGCGGTCAGCCCTGAGGTCTCACTGGAGGAGGAGTCTGTGGAGAGCTGCGACAACCTGAGACCAATCGTCATCGACGGCTCCAACGTAGCCATGAG CCATGGAAACAAAGAGGTTTTTTCCTGCATGGGGATTCAGCTGGCAGTGGATTGGTTCCTGGAGAAAGGCCACAAAGACATCACAGTATTTGTGCCTGCCTGGAGGAAAGAGCAGTCCAGACCCGATGCACCCATCACAG ATCAGGAGATTTTACggaagctggagaaggagaagatccTGGTGTTCACCCCCTCCCGCCGTGTTCAGGGACGCCGTGTGGTGTGCTATGACGACCGATTCATCGTCAAGCTCGCCTGCGACTCTGACGGCATCATCGTCTCCAACGACAACTACCGCGACCTTCAGAATGAGAAGCCCGAGTGGAAGAAGTTCATCGAGGAGCGCCTCCTCATGTACTCCTTTGTCAATGACAA gTTTATGCCTCCAGATGATCCTCTAGGAAGACACGGCCCCAGTTTAGAGAACTTCCTGCGCAAGCGTCCAGTGGTGCCTGAGCACAAGAAGCAGCCTTGTCCTTATG GAAAGAAATGCACCTATGGTCACAAGTGCAAGTACTACCACCCTGAACGGGCCAATCAGTCGCAGCGGTCCGTGGCCGATGAGCTCCGTGCCTTTGCCAAGCTCTCGGCGGTGAAGACTATGAGTGAGGGTGCTTTGGTCAAGTGTGGCACCACCGGGGGCTCCGCCTCTAAGGGTGACTTCAGCTCCGAGGCCAAACGCGTGGCACCCAAGCGCCAGTCCGACCCCAGCATCCGCTCACCGGCATGTGAACCAGAGGAACGTCTTTGCCAGGCCAGGAAAGCCGAGGCCAGTTCTGTGCCGTCGCTGGTGACTGCGCTCAGTGTACCCACTATGCCCCCGCCAAAGAGCCACGCTGCCGGCGCCCTGAACACCCGCTCTGCCAGCAGCCCCGTGCCAGGCTCCATGCACTTCACCCACAGCCTGCTGGAGCACGCCGGCAGCGTCCAGTACCCCCCCATCCTGGTCACCAACAGCCACGGTGCCTCGGTGGCCTACGGAGAGCCCTTCCCCAAGTACGACTCGGTAAGCGACCATGGCTACTACTCCATGCTCAGCGACTTCTCCACCATCAGCCTGGGCAGCATGCAGGGCCTGGACAGCTTCTGCAGCCTGGAGCAGCCGGAGCCCGGACCAGGTGCCTACCCCAGCCGCCCCCCCAGCCTGTGCCCCGAGCCCTGCCGCAGCCACTCCTCCGAATCCTTCTCCTCCTACGGGGACCCGTACCTCAGCTCCATGGAGGGCTCCATGGATGACGGCGGCATGAAGGGGCAGGCCCAGACCCAGTCCCCCTCACAGACTCGCCTGCAGGCCTTTGCGCACGGGTTCCACCACGACGGGCTAACACGCGTGCAAAGCTATGGCTCCGACGAGCCCAAGCCGGGTCCCCGCAAGCAGACCTCTGCCCACCTGGTGCCCCACGTCCAGCACACGGTGGTGGGTGCCCGCTCCAGCTGCCCAGGAGACTACCCGCAGCTCCCGCAGAACGTTCTGCCGCCGTCGGGGCTGAGGCGGCAGGGTCGCTCGCTGGGCATGACGCGCATGGACAGCATCTCCGACTCGCGGCTGTACGAGAGCCACCCGCAGCGCCAGCGTCGGCCGCCGCTCTGCCGCGAGCAGCACGCCAGCTGGGACCCGCTGCCCTGCGCCAACGAGCAGCCCTACAGCTATGGCGGCTACGGCCTGGCCGGCGGCCTCATGCCCTGCTGCGAGCGCGTTATGGTGCGCAGCATGCCCGATAAGATGGAGCAGATCTGGAGGTCTCCTTGGGACACCCCTCCGCCGCAGTCCCATGGCGGCCACAGCGGACACCAGTTGGACCAACAGGACCGCCACCCAATCCCCGAGCACCTTTACCAAACCTATCGCAACCTCTGCAACATCTTCCCAGCCTACGTGGTCCACTCGGTCATGGAGAAAAACCCGCACCTCACTGACCCCCAGCAGCTGGCGGCGCTCATAGTCACCAAACTGCGCCACTGA
- the zc4h2 gene encoding zinc finger C4H2 domain-containing protein: MDEQEILCKLENMKEIRNKTLQMEKLKSRLKSEFETLESEEKHLKEYKQEMELLLQEKMAHVEELRLIHSDINVMENTIKQSENDLNKLLESTRRLHDEYKPLKEHVDALRKTLGLHRLPDLTDEEDRLSLDYFEKQKAEWQTEPQDPPIPESLAAAAAAAQQLQVARKQDSRQPATFRQQPPPMKACLSCHQQIHRNAPICPLCKAKSRSRNPKKPKRKPDE; encoded by the exons ATGGATGAGCAAGAGATTCTGTGTAAACTAGAAAATATGAAAGAAATAAG AAATAAAACTTTACAAATGGAGAAACTCAAGTCTCGGTTGAAGAGTGAATTTGAGACTTTGGAATCTGAAGAAAAGCATCTCAAGGAGTACAAACAAGAGATGGAGCTTTTGTTGCAGGAGAAAATGGCCCATGTTGAGGAACTCCGGCTCATCCATTCAGACATTAACGTG ATGGAGAACACCATAAAGCAGTCTGAAAATGACCTGAACAAGTTGCTAGAATCAACTCGCCGACTCCACGATGAATATAAGCCTTTAAAAGAACATGTTGATGCACTGAGAAAGACTCTTGGTTTACACAGACTTCCAGACCTCACTGATGAAGAGGACAGGTTGTCCTTAGA CTACTTTGAGAAACAAAAAGCAGAGTGGCAGACTGAGCCCCAGGATCCCCCTATCCCAGAATCCTTGGCAGCTGCTGCCGCAGCAGCACAACAGCTTCAGGTCGCTAGGAAACAAGATTCCAGACAGCCGGCCACATTCAGACAGCAGCCGCCACCCATGAAG GCGTGTCTCTCCTGTCATCAACAAATTCACCGCAATGCTCCAATCTGCCCTCTCTGTAAAGCCAAGAGTCGCTCAAGAAACCCCAAAAAGCCTAAGAGGAAACCTGATGAATAA
- the mtmr8 gene encoding myotubularin-related protein 8: MEHIITPKVEHVKLLDRYATKKSATGTLYLTATHLIYVETSNNTRQETWILHHHISSVEKLPLSTSGCPLVIRCKTFHQLHLLVPRERECQDVYQSLLRLSQPVKLDELYAFLYNPNQNEEERREGWVAVDLAADFRRMGLPNDHWETTELNKEYEMCSTYPSMLWVPKGASRATILGSAKFRSRGRLPVLSYYHKDTKAAICRCSQPLSGFSARCLEDEQMLEAICQANPNSPFMYVVDTRPKLNALANRAAGKGYENEDNYSNIRFNFQAIENIHVMRNSLQKLLEVCTMKSPSMSDHLTGLENSGWLRHIKAAMDAGVFLAKAVTDEKASVLVHCSDGWDRTAQVCSMACILLDPYYRTMKGLMVLIEKEWISMGHKFTHRCGHLDGDPKEVSPVFTQFVECVWQLTEQFPCVFEFNERFLIDIHDNVFACQYGNFLGNCQKERKEMRLQERTFCLWPFLLERENQFRNPLYKRKTGPLRPNTLPLHFKLWCGLYNHYDTGMHPKQSVLDRLLSLTQKKSEGEKHMLDLQRQLAVADGILPDPAGPIGVPTKQCSQSLSTPTPPLNQSYGDVNCLKNGTGEDTGSGGECTNGGQAEHFPDSDSDLTVKTGKAVSVNFQE, encoded by the exons ATGGAGCACATAATAACACCAAAG GTTGAACATGTGAAGCTGCTTGACAGATATGCCACCAAGAAATCAGCCACCGGCACACTCTACCTTACTGCCACTCATCTCATCTATGTGGAAACATCGAATAACACAAGACAGGAAACCTGG ATTCTGCATCATCATATTTCCTCAGTTGAGAAACTTCCCCTGAGTACCTCTGGCTGCCCGCTGGTCATCCGCTGCAAGACCTTCCACCAGTTGCACCTCCTCGTGCCCCGAGAGAGGGAGTGCCAGGATGTCTACCAGTCACTGCTACGCTTGTCCCAGCCAG tgaagcTTGATGAACTCTATGCATTTCTCTACAATCCCAATCaaaatgaggaggagaggagagaaggatgggtTGCCGTGGATTTGGCAGCAGATTTCAGAAGAATGGGTTTGCCCAATGATCACTGGGAAACTACTGAACTCAATAAGGAATATGAG ATGTGCAGCACTTATCCATCAATGCTCTGGGTCCCCAAAGGTGCCAGTCGAGCCACTATACTGGGCAGCGCCAAGTTCAGGAGTAGGGGGAGATTACCCGTCCTCTCCTACTATCACAAAGACACCAAG GCAGCTATCTGTCGCTGCAGCCAGCCTTTGTCTGGCTTCAGCGCTCGGTGTCTGGAGGATGAACAGATGCTCGAGGCCATCTGCCAAGCCAACCCAAACTCTCCATTTATGTATGTTGTGGACACCAGACCTAAG TTGAATGCCTTGGCCAATCGAGCTGCAGGGAAAGGTTACGAGAATGAGGACAACTACTCCAATATACGATTCAACTTCCAGGCCATTGAGAACATTCATGTCATGAGAAACAGCCTCCAAAAACTGCTTGAAG TTTGCACAATGAAGTCTCCTTCGATGAGTGACCATCTGACTGGACTGGAGAACTCAGGCTGGCTCAGACACATAAAGGCTGCGATGGACGCGGGGGTGTTTTTAGCAAAG GCAGTGACTGATGAAAAGGCAAGCGTGCTGGTACACTGCTCTGACGGCTGGGACCGAACAGCTCAGGTTTGCTCCATGGCCTGCATCCTCCTGGACCCATACTACCGCACCATGAAAGGCTTGATG GTGTTAATTGAAAAAGAGTGGATCTCCATGGGTCATAAATTCACACATAG ATGCGGCCACTTGGACGGTGACCCTAAGGAGGTGTCTCCGGTCTTCACTCagtttgttgagtgtgtgtggcagctgaCGGAGCAGTTTCCCTGTGTGTTCGAATTCAATGAGAGGTTTCTCATTGACATCCATGACAATGTCTTCGCATGCCAATATGGAAACTTCTTAGGAAACtgccagaaagagagaaaggagatgcg GCTTCAGGAAAGGACGTTCTGTCTATGGCCATTTTTGCTGGAGCGGGAGAACCAGTTCAGGAACCCACTTTACAAACGCAAGACGGGTCCACTGAGACCAAACACTCTGCCCTTGCATTTCAA gcTTTGGTGTGGCTTGTACAACCACTATGATACGGGCATGCACCCTAAACAGTCTGTGCTGGACCGTCTGCTCTCTCTTACCCAGAAGAAGTctgagggggaaaaacacaTGTTAGATCTACAAAGG CAGTTAGCAGTTGCTGATGGAATCCTGCCAGATCCTGCTGGACCAATCGGTGTACCTACAAAGCAATGCAGCCAATCACTGTCCACTCCTACCCCACCTCTTAACCAGTCATACGGCGATGTCAACTGCTTGAAAAATGGTACGGGTGAGGACACCGGCTCAGGTGGTGAATGCACCAACGGCGGTCAGGCGGAGCATTTCCCAGACTCTGATTCTGACTTGACTGTCAAAACGGGTAAAGCTGTGTCTGTGAACTTCCAGGAATAG
- the shisa2a gene encoding shisa family member 2a, whose amino-acid sequence MSKSVLCALLVLLLDMSLPLCAEGAGEYCHGWSDSSNTWHRGFHCPEQYDGEDARYCCGTCTLRYCCTSVEARLDQSTCDPDDFINNSNGKVRTMTPNVPTYLPFVIVVSAFLSFVLVGTVVSVCCCHCLKPKSAEQHRGLMPTQTSLLEPGGAPPDSLTPSRDSNSSASSAGRSTGTTRPSGSDVTMNMYGPMGNMYPTLGLHQPQHFASPSHLPGPFYQPYLNYSVPPEHTMISASAFLENHSAYRHPHGQPFPQAPMHTEILCPGLTI is encoded by the exons ATGTCTAAATCAGTGCTTTGCGCTTTGTTGGTCTTGCTTCTTGATATGTCTCTACCGTTGTGTGCGGAAGGCGCCGGGGAATATTGTCATGGCTGGTCGGACTCGTCGAACACCTGGCACCGGGGCTTCCACTGTCCCGAGCAGTACGACGGCGAGGATGCGCGCTACTGCTGTGGGACATGTACGCTTCGATATTGCTGCACATCCGTAGAGGCTCGCCTTGATCAGAGCACCTGTGATCCAGACGACTTTATTAATAACAGCAATGGCAAAGTCAGGACAATGACTCCAAATG TACCCACATATTTGCCATTTGTGATTGTGGTGAGCGCATTCCTGTCTTTCGTGCTGGTTGggactgtggtgtctgtgtgctgttgcCACTGTCTAAAGCCTAAAAGTGCAGAGCAGCACAGGGGCCTGATGCCCACTCAGACCAGTCTCCTGGAACCAGGAGGGGCACCCCCAGATTCCCTGACCCCATCCAGAGACTCCAACTCCAGTGCCAGCTCTGCGGGCAGGTCCACTGGTACAACCAGGCCATCAGGGTCAGACGTCACCATGAACATGTACGGTCCCATGGGGAATATGTACCCTACACTGGGTCTGCATCAGCCACAGCACTTTGCCTCTCCGTCCCACTTGCCTGGACCGTTCTACCAGCCATACCTGAACTACAGTGTGCCTCCAGAACACACCATGATCTCCGCTTCAGCCTTCCTAGAAAATCACTCTGCATACAGGCACCCACACGGACAGCCGTTTCCTCAGGCCCCCATGCACACAGAGATCCTCTGCCCTGGGCTTACCATCTGA
- the asb12a gene encoding ankyrin repeat and SOCS box protein 12a isoform X1, whose protein sequence is MLQLRLEVEEEDGGEICHLIQAVINDDQMLLLELLSQKRYRRVINHRSGWGVPGTPLRMAASKGHLRCLEVLLAHGAEVDCLDVKAQTPLFTAVCGRYLSCVLALLRAGANPNGSFKNNSSPVLTAAREGDPEILRQLLHHGADVNARSKVALWTSGVAICSGPLYLSAVYGHLDCFRVLLLYGADPDYNYPDERLPCKGKQPKTVLETCLRHGCGVEYVQLLIDFGANVYLPTLIIEKTTKQNEAVELLLKERGCPKSLTSQCRLSIRRHMRMINTIDSIDCLEMPPCLINYLKHIPNRVIL, encoded by the exons ATGCTACAGCTTAGGCTTGAAGTTGAAGAGGAAGACGGTGGTGAAATCTGTCATCTTATCCAGGCCGTGATCAACGATGACCAGATGCTTCTACTGGAGCTCCTCTCTCAAAAACGCTACAGGAGGGTCATTAACCACCGTAGTGGCTGGGGTGTGCCTGGAACACCCCTCCGCATGGCTGCATCCAAGGGCCACCTGCGCTGCTTGGAGGTGCTCTTGGCGCACGGAGCAGAGGTGGACTGCTTAGATGTGAAAGCGCAAACACCGCTCTTCACTGCCGTGTGTGGCCGCTACCTCAGCTGTGTTTTGGCCCTCTTGCGCGCTGGGGCCAATCCCAACGGCAGTTTCAAGAACAACAGCTCCCCTGTCCTCACTGCTGCTCGTGAAGGCGACCCAGAGATCTTAAGACAGCTCCTTCACCACGGAGCAGATGTCAATGCCAGGTCAAAAGTGGCCCTTTGGACATCAGGTGTGGCCATATGCAGTGGACCACTTTACCTGTCTGCTGTATATGGGCACCTTGACTGCTTTCGGGTTCTGCTGTTGTATGGTGCTGACCCAGACTATAACTATCCAGATGAGAGGCTGCCATGTAAGGGGAAGCAGCCTAAAACTGTGCTTGAAACTTGCTTAAGGCATGGATGTGGAGTTGAGTATGTGCAGCTACTTATAGATTTTGGGGCCAATGTGTATCTACCCACCCTGATCATAGAGAAGACCACCAAGCAAAATGAAGCAGTGGAACTACTGctaaaagagagag GATGTCCGAAATCACTGACCTCCCAGTGCCGGTTGTCCATCAGAAGGCATATGCGGATGATCAACACGATTGATTCCATAGACTGTCTGGAAATGCCACCTTGCCTGATAAATTatctcaaacacatacccaACAGGGTGATCCTCTAA
- the asb12a gene encoding ankyrin repeat and SOCS box protein 12a isoform X2, translating into MLLLELLSQKRYRRVINHRSGWGVPGTPLRMAASKGHLRCLEVLLAHGAEVDCLDVKAQTPLFTAVCGRYLSCVLALLRAGANPNGSFKNNSSPVLTAAREGDPEILRQLLHHGADVNARSKVALWTSGVAICSGPLYLSAVYGHLDCFRVLLLYGADPDYNYPDERLPCKGKQPKTVLETCLRHGCGVEYVQLLIDFGANVYLPTLIIEKTTKQNEAVELLLKERGCPKSLTSQCRLSIRRHMRMINTIDSIDCLEMPPCLINYLKHIPNRVIL; encoded by the exons ATGCTTCTACTGGAGCTCCTCTCTCAAAAACGCTACAGGAGGGTCATTAACCACCGTAGTGGCTGGGGTGTGCCTGGAACACCCCTCCGCATGGCTGCATCCAAGGGCCACCTGCGCTGCTTGGAGGTGCTCTTGGCGCACGGAGCAGAGGTGGACTGCTTAGATGTGAAAGCGCAAACACCGCTCTTCACTGCCGTGTGTGGCCGCTACCTCAGCTGTGTTTTGGCCCTCTTGCGCGCTGGGGCCAATCCCAACGGCAGTTTCAAGAACAACAGCTCCCCTGTCCTCACTGCTGCTCGTGAAGGCGACCCAGAGATCTTAAGACAGCTCCTTCACCACGGAGCAGATGTCAATGCCAGGTCAAAAGTGGCCCTTTGGACATCAGGTGTGGCCATATGCAGTGGACCACTTTACCTGTCTGCTGTATATGGGCACCTTGACTGCTTTCGGGTTCTGCTGTTGTATGGTGCTGACCCAGACTATAACTATCCAGATGAGAGGCTGCCATGTAAGGGGAAGCAGCCTAAAACTGTGCTTGAAACTTGCTTAAGGCATGGATGTGGAGTTGAGTATGTGCAGCTACTTATAGATTTTGGGGCCAATGTGTATCTACCCACCCTGATCATAGAGAAGACCACCAAGCAAAATGAAGCAGTGGAACTACTGctaaaagagagag GATGTCCGAAATCACTGACCTCCCAGTGCCGGTTGTCCATCAGAAGGCATATGCGGATGATCAACACGATTGATTCCATAGACTGTCTGGAAATGCCACCTTGCCTGATAAATTatctcaaacacatacccaACAGGGTGATCCTCTAA